Proteins from a single region of Weeksella virosa DSM 16922:
- a CDS encoding enoyl-ACP reductase FabI: MSYGLLKGKKGIIFGALDSNSIAWKVAEQCHAEGAEFILTNAPVALRMGQLNALAEKTNSDVIPADATSMEDLGKLFDAAAEKFGKIDFILHSIGMSVNVRKGKEYIDLNYDWLAKGWDISAVSFHRIMKTAWDRDIMNRGGSILALTYIAAQRTFPNYNDMADNKAYLESIARSFGYFWGKEKGVRVNTISQSPTPTTAGQGVQGFDGFITYAEKVSPLGNATAQDCANYCVAMFSDLTKMVTMQNLFHDGGYSNTGVSAEVIQKFEPTADNE, translated from the coding sequence ATGTCATACGGATTATTAAAAGGAAAAAAAGGGATCATATTTGGAGCTTTGGATAGCAATTCTATCGCCTGGAAGGTTGCAGAGCAATGCCATGCTGAAGGAGCAGAATTTATTTTAACCAATGCGCCGGTTGCTCTACGAATGGGACAATTGAATGCTTTGGCAGAAAAAACAAATTCAGACGTTATTCCGGCCGATGCCACTTCTATGGAAGATTTAGGGAAATTGTTTGATGCTGCAGCGGAGAAATTCGGGAAAATCGATTTCATCTTACATTCTATTGGGATGAGTGTTAATGTACGCAAAGGAAAAGAATACATCGACCTTAACTATGATTGGTTAGCAAAAGGTTGGGATATTTCTGCTGTATCTTTTCACCGAATCATGAAAACTGCATGGGATAGGGACATCATGAACCGCGGCGGAAGTATTTTAGCTTTAACCTATATAGCCGCCCAGCGCACATTCCCCAACTACAACGATATGGCTGATAACAAAGCTTACTTAGAATCTATTGCTCGTAGCTTTGGATATTTCTGGGGTAAAGAAAAAGGTGTACGTGTGAATACGATATCTCAATCGCCAACCCCAACAACAGCCGGACAAGGAGTGCAAGGCTTTGATGGTTTCATAACATATGCTGAGAAAGTTTCTCCTCTTGGAAACGCAACTGCACAAGACTGTGCAAATTACTGTGTAGCAATGTTCTCTGACCTTACTAAAATGGTTACGATGCAAAATCTTTTCCATGACGGTGGATATAGCAATACAGGAGTTTCTGCAGAGGTTATACAAAAGTTCGAGCCAACGGCT
- a CDS encoding YopX family protein, translating to MKYYRLRKKNRVMGYAKESISSVVYYKAYNDFQWSEKQMDFDTVDRDIGLKDKKHRRIYEGDIVLYYLSESFVERRGLVQINEETQQAELVDLRQGFITPINVESYNLFEHDKLEVVSHAFTENSELR from the coding sequence ATGAAGTATTATAGACTAAGAAAAAAAAATCGGGTGATGGGCTATGCAAAAGAGAGCATTTCTTCTGTAGTCTATTACAAAGCTTATAACGATTTCCAGTGGTCGGAGAAGCAAATGGATTTTGATACAGTGGATAGAGATATTGGATTGAAAGACAAAAAACATCGACGAATATACGAAGGGGATATTGTACTATACTATTTGAGTGAGTCTTTTGTAGAAAGAAGAGGTTTGGTACAAATAAATGAAGAAACGCAACAAGCCGAATTGGTCGATTTACGTCAGGGATTTATTACGCCAATTAATGTAGAAAGTTATAATCTTTTCGAGCACGATAAATTAGAAGTTGTTTCGCATGCTTTTACTGAAAACAGTGAATTACGATAG
- a CDS encoding methyltransferase, translated as MYKIYPEKRYNETLKLLTKFAPKGTKILDIGVENPFSFVMKENGFLVENTQGEDLDYHPEVLGNYDVEFVTALEILEHLVNPMGVLTHLPANKLLASVPLKLWFSPAYRNKNDERDVHYHEFESWQFDFLLEKSGWEIKHRHQWTHPTKKIGIRPILRYFYPRYYAVYAERKNPI; from the coding sequence ATGTACAAAATATATCCAGAAAAAAGATACAACGAAACCTTGAAATTATTAACCAAATTTGCCCCAAAAGGCACAAAAATTCTTGATATAGGGGTAGAAAATCCTTTTTCTTTTGTGATGAAAGAAAATGGTTTTCTGGTAGAAAACACCCAAGGTGAAGATCTCGATTACCATCCTGAGGTGTTAGGAAATTACGACGTAGAATTTGTTACGGCTCTAGAAATCCTAGAGCATTTGGTCAACCCGATGGGTGTTCTCACGCATTTACCTGCCAACAAGCTTTTGGCTTCTGTTCCTCTGAAATTATGGTTCTCGCCTGCTTACCGTAATAAAAACGACGAACGAGATGTGCATTATCATGAGTTCGAATCATGGCAATTTGACTTCCTTCTAGAAAAATCTGGGTGGGAAATCAAACATCGCCATCAATGGACACATCCCACAAAAAAAATTGGTATTCGCCCGATTCTTCGGTATTTCTATCCACGGTATTATGCAGTTTATGCAGAACGTAAAAACCCAATCTAA